CATGCGAAAGATATAATTTAATATGAATTTAACCTTAAAATAAGTGCCGTTTGGCAAAAAAATAATTAACAAAAAAACTAACATTTAATTTTTTGAACCGCTTTTTTTTTGAATATTCGATGTTCCGAAACGGCGAGAAAACCAGCTTAGCGGGATACTGAAAATCAAATAATTACTGATATTTATATGGAAAAAACTTGTACTACCGTTTGGAATAGTTGCTTGCAAATCATCAAAGACAACATACCGGCCCAGAGTTTCAAAACCTGGTTTGAGCCGATTAAAGCGTTGAGGATGGAAGGCAGCGTACTTACCATACAGGTTCCAAGTTTATTTTTTTACGAATGGCTGGAAGAGCACTATGTTGGCCTGTTGCGCAAGACTATAAAAAAACAACTGGGCGACGAAGGACGGCTGGAGTATAATATAGTTGTAGAGCAGTCTACCAAGCAGCCTTATACCACCAATATGCCGTCGAACGGTAACGGTGCCGAATCTAAACACCAAAGCATGCCTATCCCTATTGCTATCAATAAGGATATAAAAAACCCATTTGTTATACCAGGCCTTAAAAAGCTTAACGTTGACCCTCAACTTAACCGCAACTACACGTTTGAAAGTTTTGTAGAGGGCGATTGCAACCGTTTAGCGCGTTCTGCGGGCTATGCTGTTGCAGCAAAACCGGGCGGCACGTCTTTTAACCCGCTCATGATCTATGGCGGTGTAGGTTTAGGTAAAACACACCTGGCACAGGCAATTGGCAATGAGATAAAACGCACCTTACCTGACAAGCTTGTTTTATACGTAAGCTGCGAAAAGTTTACCCAGCAGTTTGTTGACGCTTTAAAACACAACAACATTAACGACTTTGTTAATTTTTATCAGGCGATAGATGTGCTGATCATGGACGATGTGCACAACTTTGCAGGTAAGGAAAAAACACAGGACTTCTTCTTCCACATATTTAACCACCTGCACCAAAGCGGCAAACAGCTGATCATCACATCAGATAAAGCCCCTAAAGATTTGGCAGGTTTAGAAGAGCGTTTATTGTCACGTTTCAAATGGGGTTTATCTGCCGACCTGCAGGTTCCTGATTTGGAAACCCGCATGGCTATCTTGAAAAACAAGATCTATCAGGACGGTATTGAACTATCAAATGATGTGGTAGAATATGTTGCCCACAACATTGATAACAACGTACGCGAACTGGAAGGTGCCATGGTGAGCCTGCTGGCACAAAGCACACTCAATCGTAAAGAAATAGACCTGAACCTGGCCAAGCAAATGCTAAAGAATTTTGTAAAAAATTCTGCCAAGGAGATATCAATGGAATACATCCAAAGCCTGGTTTGCGAATATTTTGAGGTACCAATTGATATGGTCAAGTCTCAAACACGTAAGCGTGAGATTGTGCAGGCAAGGCAAATATCAATGTACCTCGCCAAGGCACACACCAAAAGTTCATTGAAATCGATAGGGCACTTTTTTGGCGGACGCGACCACTCTACCGTAATATACGCTTGCCAAACTGTAGAAGACCTGATAGATACCGACAAAAAATTTAAAGGCTACGTAGCCGATATACAGAAGAAATTGAAGATGTCGTAAGACGTTTTAAAATAGAAAGCCTCGCAAATTGCGGGGCTTTTTGTTTAGTAAACTTTTAGCTAACTTGTACTAAACTAACCAATCATGAAAACCTTTTTACTTGTAGTCTCCTTATTTGCATTTTCTGCAACAGCCTTTTGCCAAACCGATAAAGACGATGTAAAGAAAACCATAACTACCATGTTTGATGGCATGCGCAAAGGAGATAGTACTGTATTACGCACAACTTTCCATAAAGATATGGTGCTGCAAAGCGTGGTAAATAAAAAGGATGGTACCACAGCGCTCCTTACCGAGAAAGCAGATGAGTTTGTAAAGCAGGTAGGTACGCCGCACAAGGAGGTATACGACGAACGCATTACCTGGGGCGACATCAAGATAGATGGCGCGCTTGCAAGCATATGGACGCCATACAAGTTCTACCTCGGCGACAAGTTCAGCCATTGCGGAGTTAACTTCTTCCAACTAATGAAAACCGCCACAGGCTGGAAGATTATTTATATTGTTGATACCCGCCGTAAGGATAACTGTCCTGAATAAGCATTATGGCAATTTGGATAGCGATAATCGCTCTTCGCGCGCTGTTACGTACTTAATTGGTGTTGTCATCAACAAAATAAGCAATTTGCTACCTACCAGCGGTAATAGTGACAACACCAATGAAGCAAATAGCGCATTGGAAAAAGCTATTCAGATAAAAAAGACATGTCCTTCTAAGGCGTTTCATAGTTTTTGAATATGAGCGATGCCAGCTTTATTGAAGAACAGTATGAAGATATCATCTCGGGTATAAAGCCTGAGTGGGTTTTTAAACAGGAACAGCTAAGCGAATACTTGCTTGCGTTACCCACCTGGAGACAAGCAATCTATTTTATTGTCAATCTTGACAATCAGGTTTTCAATGGCGGGTTCCACCAATACTTCACAAACCGTTATGGTGCATTTGCTCAGGAAGCCATAAACGCGTTAATTATGATAGGTGCGACAGACACCGCAAAGATCGTTAAGCGAGCTTACCAACTGGTTAACGCTGCTAACGATGCTCCGGTAGTTTTTCAAGAGAAAATATTGAAAAAAAGGTACAAGAATCTAATTACCGATGAAGATTTGTTTGAGCCACTTAATCAGCTTGATAAGGCTTATGCGAATAATGGAGAAGATGTGATGGAAATGCTGCTAAATTTTATAACAGGTAATAGTTAAAAGCCGAGATTATACATTTCGCACTTGTTGGTATCGTCATTAACAAATAGGAACCT
The genomic region above belongs to Mucilaginibacter terrenus and contains:
- the dnaA gene encoding chromosomal replication initiator protein DnaA, whose product is MEKTCTTVWNSCLQIIKDNIPAQSFKTWFEPIKALRMEGSVLTIQVPSLFFYEWLEEHYVGLLRKTIKKQLGDEGRLEYNIVVEQSTKQPYTTNMPSNGNGAESKHQSMPIPIAINKDIKNPFVIPGLKKLNVDPQLNRNYTFESFVEGDCNRLARSAGYAVAAKPGGTSFNPLMIYGGVGLGKTHLAQAIGNEIKRTLPDKLVLYVSCEKFTQQFVDALKHNNINDFVNFYQAIDVLIMDDVHNFAGKEKTQDFFFHIFNHLHQSGKQLIITSDKAPKDLAGLEERLLSRFKWGLSADLQVPDLETRMAILKNKIYQDGIELSNDVVEYVAHNIDNNVRELEGAMVSLLAQSTLNRKEIDLNLAKQMLKNFVKNSAKEISMEYIQSLVCEYFEVPIDMVKSQTRKREIVQARQISMYLAKAHTKSSLKSIGHFFGGRDHSTVIYACQTVEDLIDTDKKFKGYVADIQKKLKMS
- a CDS encoding DMP19 family protein, which translates into the protein MSDASFIEEQYEDIISGIKPEWVFKQEQLSEYLLALPTWRQAIYFIVNLDNQVFNGGFHQYFTNRYGAFAQEAINALIMIGATDTAKIVKRAYQLVNAANDAPVVFQEKILKKRYKNLITDEDLFEPLNQLDKAYANNGEDVMEMLLNFITGNS
- a CDS encoding nuclear transport factor 2 family protein, with amino-acid sequence MKTFLLVVSLFAFSATAFCQTDKDDVKKTITTMFDGMRKGDSTVLRTTFHKDMVLQSVVNKKDGTTALLTEKADEFVKQVGTPHKEVYDERITWGDIKIDGALASIWTPYKFYLGDKFSHCGVNFFQLMKTATGWKIIYIVDTRRKDNCPE